In Plasmodium gaboni strain SY75 chromosome 11, whole genome shotgun sequence, the following proteins share a genomic window:
- a CDS encoding putative nucleolar preribosomal assembly protein — protein MEENEENINNNKVDKEILIQFVDHENVTTGPVINVSLSITKDNLDELLNNLKKKNEDLPDQDDSEDINYYSFMINDKLPIKNSLYEAIKDNHISSEDILSIKYFPLNIFKVKKISTCTSTLPGHTSSILCLAFSPNSSHLATGSGDNTVRLWDIYTQTPIATLKDHKSWVLVVLFSPDNKFLATAGMDSNVCIYETHTGKLLNILTGHKKEVTTLCFEPLHLLKEEDIQNDLDNINKRKINDNEEKDQSDNTKKKIKIYNENDVISCNGDYSNEHDSEKSDAIKSDTIKSETIKSDTIKSDTTKGETTNNNKTNKINKKKNFQNIQNNQSYDNTSTNRSYFVRSRLASAGKDGSIRINNILNNSVDKILNGHSDTITCILWSGRDTENSILYSSSRDTTIKIWNVNEGTLIYNFKGHKHWVNCLTLNSERLLKNGIYNLDVIINKINIVNYIDKSKNIMKNFFKRQQYEKIVSGSDDGTLFLIDCLPYNEYKNFRLLGHQKPVIHTQFSPNGKMIVSSSFDKSIRVWSAVDGKFLAVYRGHVGPVYKVAWSIDNNFFVSCSQDSTLKLWKVNHLFEQNELPQSDIEKKQQQNEQKKDQTNNDTNDITNNNQQKNKVNDKEKNQNNKKIKTLLVDLPGHADAVYAVDWSNDGKFVASGGKDKVLKLWSH, from the coding sequence atgGAAGAAAAcgaagaaaatataaacaataataaagtagataaagaaatattaatcCAATTTGTTGACCATGAGAATGTTACAACAGGACCTGTTATAAATGTTTCTTTAAGTATTACCAAAGATAATTTAgatgaattattaaataatttaaaaaaaaagaatgaGGATTTACCTGATCAAGATGATTCAgaagatataaattattattcatttatgATTAATGATAAATTACCTATAAAAAATAGTTTATATGAAGCTATCAAAGATAATCATATAAGTAGTGAGgatatattatcaataaaatattttcctttaaatatatttaaagtaaaaaaaatatctaCATGTACATCTACATTACCAGGACATACAAGTTCAATATTATGTTTAGCATTTAGTCCAAATAGTTCTCACCTTGCCACGGGTTCAGGTGATAATACTGTTCGTTTATGGGATATATACACACAAACACCTATAGCAACATTAAAAGATCATAAATCATGGGTTTTAGTTGTTCTTTTTTCACCagataataaatttttgGCAACAGCTGGAATGGATAGCaatgtatgtatatatgaaaCACATACTGGCAAacttttaaatatattaacagGTCATAAAAAAGAAGTCACAACTTTGTGTTTTGAACCTTTACATCTTTTAAAAGAAGAGGATATACAAAATGATTTggataatataaataagagaaaaattaatgataatgagGAAAAAGACCAATCAGATAACAcaaagaagaaaataaaaatatataatgaaaatgatgTTATTAGTTGCAATGGAGATTATTCAAACGAACACGATAGTGAAAAGAGTGATGCTATAAAGAGTGACACTATAAAGAGTGAGACTATAAAGAGTGACACTATAAAGAGTGATACTACCAAAGGAGAAacaacaaataataataaaacgaataaaataaacaaaaaaaaaaattttcaaaatattcaaaataacCAATCGTATGATAATACTTCAACTAATCGTTCTTATTTTGTAAGGAGCAGACTTGCAAGTGCTGGAAAAGATGGAAGTATTCGTATTAACAATATTTTAAACAATAGTGttgataaaatattaaatggTCATTCTGATACAATTACTTGTATCTTATGGTCAGGAAGAGATACAGAAAATAGTATTTTATATAGTAGTTCGAGAGATACAACTATTAAAATATGGAATGTAAATGAAGGGAcgttaatatataattttaaagGACATAAACATTGGGTTAATTGTCTAACCTTAAATTCAGAAAgattattaaaaaatggtatatataatcttgatgttataattaataaaattaatatagtaaattatatagacaaatcaaaaaatataatgaaaaacTTTTTTAAACGTCAAcaatatgaaaaaattgTAAGTGGTTCAGATGATGGTACATTATTTCTAATTGACTGCCTACcatataatgaatataaaaattttagATTATTAGGTCATCAAAAACCTGTAATTCATACACAATTTTCTCCAAATGGAAAAATGATTGTGTCCTCTTCTTTTGATAAAAGTATAAGAGTATGGTCAGCTGTTGATGGCAAATTCTTAGCTGTTTATCGTGGCCATGTAGGACCTGTATATAAAGTTGCTTGGTCTATAGATAACAACTTTTTTGTATCATGTAGTCAAGATAGTACTTTGAAATTATGGAAGGTTAACCACTTATTTGAACAAAATGAATTACCACAATCagatatagaaaaaaagcaacaacaaaatgaacaaaaaaaagatcAAACAAATAATGACACTAATgatataacaaataataatcaacaaaaaaataaagtaaatgataaagaaaaaaatcaaaataataaaaaaatcaaaaCATTACTTGTAGATTTACCAGGACATGCTGATGCAGTTTATGCAGTCGACTGGTCAAATGATGGTAAATTTGTTGCATCAGGTGGAAAAGATAAGGTATTAAAATTGTGGTCCCACTGA